A window from Purpureocillium takamizusanense chromosome 3, complete sequence encodes these proteins:
- a CDS encoding uncharacterized protein (COG:Z~EggNog:ENOG503NWYH), with translation MSVRVVARIRPLLEKELDKDVIVRADGVEPGKHSTVVKIPNPKNEAEEFSFAFNGVYDQATSQEALFTAEGSPAPFHGTALSSFFPRLITRRSVQPLLKPLFQGYDVTIFAYGVTGTGKTHTMRGGLKLADRGVIPRLLSGVFRRGKKIMKDTEGDTTVRVTLSYYEIYNDKVYDLLEPPEKRTPSGLPLRAEANGRTVVAGLSERACGDLKDFEKMYIEANNNRVTAATKLNAHSSRSHAILRVKLTQTTGATVRESTASAIDLAGSEDNRRTDNDKERLVESAAINKSLFVLSQCIDAIGRGDKRIPYRESKMTRILSLGQNKGITVMILNLAPLRSYHLDTLSSLNVSSRAKRIEVREIENEVVFKQVPRTNSGSGTTTARQPLRPLANAHNVHSGNVAAKAAAVDSSKPVKAFSVYTDKVKPSAIARPTVATSLVPRRSSHKRPSDHEVVARPTKIAKPAGEESVTVSAAQIEAMVEKKVSEILAARTAAEKANAPPPAPVQADLSDAVQRRLDALERRIESEDWREDSKSDGLRYLLAARQHKERGEEAAALKAYEMALPYFPGQAKLLGKIERLRVRLGVSGAPALDHRSPPNSAKKRQRRRVLADDDGDYHDADADVEEGALTGAAKSKPRRSRVASSKPAMYHDDEHSGPPSPRTSQLLEVVNSRDLTQIRGLVGFGAKRARDLVDYLELAAMEDEAGARIESLTQLRALPGMGGRTVERAYEGLMMA, from the coding sequence ATGTCGGTTCGCGTCGTCGCGAGGATACGTCCGCTCCTGGAAAAGgagctcgacaaggacgTGATTGTGCGTGCCGATGGCGTGGAGCCTGGCAAGCACAGCACAGTCGTCAAGATCCCGAACCCGAAgaacgaggccgaggagtTTTCCTTTGCCTTCAACGGCGTCTACGATCAGGCCACGTCCCAGGAGGCCCTGTTCACCGCCGAAGGTAGCCCGGCTCCGTTCCATGGTACAGCTCTGTCGAGCTTCTTCCCGAGGCTAATCACGCGTCGCTCAGTTCAACCGCTTCTGAAGCCGCTGTTCCAGGGCTACGATGTCACCATATTCGCGTACGGCgtcaccggcaccggcaagacGCACACGATGCGCGGCGGCCTGAAGCTAGCGGACCGAGGGGTGATACCCCGGCTGCTAAGCGGCGTCTTCCGCCGGGGCAAGAAGATCATGAAGGATACCGAGGGCGACACGACGGTCCGCGTCACCCTGTCGTACTACGAGATCTACAACGACAAGGTGTACGACCTCCTCGAGCCCCCCGAGAAGCGAACGCCGTCGGGACTacccctgcgcgccgaggccaacggcaggaccgtcgtcgccggcctgtcGGAGCGAGCATGCGGGGACCTCAAGGACTTCGAAAAGATGTACATTGAGGCGAACAACAACCGCGTCACGGCCGCGACCAAGCTCAACGCAcacagcagccgcagccacgcCATCCTACGCGTCAAGCTCACCcagacgacgggcgcgacggTGCGCGAGAGCACCGCGTCCGCCATCGATCTGGCGGGCTCCGAAGACAACCGCCGCACTGACAATGATAAGGAGAGGCTGGTCGAGTCGGCTGCCATCAACAAGAGCCTCTTTGTCCTCAGCCAGTGCATCGATGCCATTGGGAGGGGCGACAAGCGCATACCCTACCGCGAGTCCAAGATGACGCGCAtcctctcgctcggccagAACAAGGGCATCACCGTCATGATCCTAAACCTAGCGCCACTGCGCAGCTACCACCTGGACACCCTGAGCAGCCTCAACGTCAGCTCCCGGGCGAAGCGCATCGAGGTGCGCGAGATTGAGAACGAGGTCGTGTTCAAGCAAGTTCCTAGGACGAACTCGGGCTCCGGCACGACCACGGCACGGCAACCTCTGCGGCCCCTCGCGAATGCGCACAACGTGCACAGCGGCAACGTTGCTgccaaggctgctgctgtcgactCGTCAAAGCCCGTCAAGGCGTTCAGCGTGTACACGGACAAGGTGAAGCCGTCGGCCATAGCGCGGCCCACGGTCGCCACGAGCCTCGTGCCGCGTCGAAGCTCGCACAAGCGCCCGTCTGACCACGAGGTCGTTGCGCGGCCGACCAAGATTGCCAAGCCGGCAGGCGAAGAATCGGTCACAGTGTCCGCCGCGCAGATCGAAGCCATGGTCGAGAAGAAGGTCAGCGAGAtcctggcggcgaggacggccgcCGAAAAAGccaacgcgccgccacccgcccccgTCCAGGCCGACCTCAGCGACGCCGTGCAAAGACGCCTCGACGCTCTCGAAAGGCGCATCGAGAGCGAGGACTGGCGCGAGGACTCCAAGTCGGACGGCCTGCGCTACCTATTGGCGGCCAGGCAGCACAAGGAgaggggcgaggaggcggccgcgctcAAGGCGTACGAGATGGCGCTCCCGTACTTTcccggccaggccaagcTGCTGGGCAAGATTGAGCGCCTTCGAGTCCGCCTGGGAGTATCAGGCGCCCCGGCGCTCGACCACCGAAGCCCGCCCAATtcggcgaagaagaggcaGAGACGCCGCgttctcgccgacgacgatggcgactaccacgacgccgacgctgacgTCGAGGAGGGGGCCCTCACAGGCGCGGCCAAGAGCAAGCCACGCAGGAGTCGGGTCGCGTCGTCCAAGCCCGCCATGtatcacgacgacgagcactcggggcccccgtcgccgcgcacgTCGCAGCTGCTGGAGGTGGTCAACTCGCGCGACCTGACGCAGATACGAggcctcgtcggcttcgggGCCAAGAGGGCGCGCGACTTGGTCGACTAcctggagctggcggccatggaggacgaggcgggcgcgcgcatcgAAAGCCTGACGCAGCTGCGGGCTCTTCCCGGCATGGGCGGACGGACCGTAGAGCGGGCCTACGAGGGCCTCATGATGGCGTAG
- the AIM24 gene encoding Altered inheritance of mitochondria protein 24, mitochondrial (COG:S~EggNog:ENOG503NXJ1) has translation MRGPSPLLGTARRVRLRHPTTFVCRQCRAIQISAAPSTDSPLVGGDAFGAPVEAARDMADARFEVLGAPYSMLSVTLSASQKLYTRRGTLVAMAGKPDNAQSTLSLLNPVTRALFGVPFLYQRISATTPITALISTKSPTTTFTVLHLDGTTDWMVSQRNALLAWTGHTLSLSSRIQRSLSVAHWGSTHLTGRGLAALSAPGQIYQLTLAEGEEFVAHPGSVVAYAVSRNAPQPFRFKSSSLRLQVPSLTSWIPESTFIKNMRKTDTYKFVARTLFRLRTTARRTIWGDRLFLQFKGPATLLMSSRGVRVADVLSSEQVNEIADAPAGVLPQALELQGKDKTKEISDGAAASTPTTTEQSATAIHVASVRRDGKVTFEDVKDLKEFVR, from the exons ATGCGAGgtccctcgccgctgctgggcacCGCCCGGCGCGTCCGCCTCCGGCATCCGACGACATTTGTGTGCCGGCAGTGCAGGGCCATTCAGatcagcgccgcgccgagcacCGACAGCCCCCTGGTCGGCGGGGATGCCTTTGGAGCTCCCGTTGAGGCGGCCAGAGACATGGCAG ACGCGCGGTTTGAAGTTCTCGGCGCGCCGTACTCGATGCTCTCGGTCACGCTCTCGGCATCTCAAAAGCTCTACACCAGGCGGGGCACActcgtggccatggcgggaaAGCCTGATAAT GCGCAATCGACGCTCTCACTACTCAACCCCGTCACGCGCGCCTTGTTCGGCGTTCCCTTTTTGTATCAGCGCATCTctgccacgacgcccatAACAGCGCTCATCTCGACCaagtcgccgacgacgacatttACGGTGCTGCACCTCGACGGAACGACGGACTGGATGGTATCGCAGCGAAACGCACTGCTTGCGTGGACGGGACATACCCTTTCTCTTTCCTCAAGGATCCAGCGCAGCCTCTCCGTGGCGCATTGGGGCAGCACACACTTGACGGGACGCGGATTGGCGGCGTTGTCTGCGCCGGGCCAAATCTACCAGCTGACGCTggcggagggcgaggaaTTCGTTGCCCATCCGGGCAGTGTGGTTGCGTATGCGGTGTCGCGGAACGCGCCGCAACCATTCCGGTTCAAGAGCTCGAGCCTGCGACTCCAGGTGCCGTCGCTCACGTCATGGATTCCCGAGTCCACCTTCATTAAGAACATGCGCAAAACGGACACGTACAAGTTTGTGGCGCGCACGCTCTTCAGACTGCGCACGACGGCGCGTCGCACCATCTGGGGCGACCGGCTCTTTCTGCAGTTCAAGGGCCCAGCCACGCTGTTGATGTCGAGCCGTGGCGTGCGCGTTGCTGACGTGCTGTCGAGCGAGCAGGTCAATGAGAttgccgacgcgcccgcgggTGTTTTGCCGCAGGCTCTGGAGCTGCAAggcaaggacaagacgaAGGAGATttccgacggcgcggcggcgtcgacgccgactaCGACGGAGCAGTCGGCGACCGCAATCCACGTGGCGTcggtgcggcgcgacggcaaggtGACGTTTGAGGACGTCAAGGACCTCAAGGAATTTGTGCGGTGA
- a CDS encoding uncharacterized protein (EggNog:ENOG503NWXD~TransMembrane:12 (i122-146o166-185i192-211o217-243i250-269o281-305i326-348o360-379i391-410o416-439i451-475o481-504i)~COG:G), with translation MPSSTHSVSSSTVHEKAPTPLVAGADEKNQYRPPSHSPSQSYKATADASTLNPGSERDLERGPVAAVGDDDDGYSSSEKHPAGAAVRSGDAKPGQDPPLPAPAPAGGGPPGPGDFPDGGVEAWLVVLGGWCALFCTFGLINCVGVFEQYYVHGPLRQYSSSTVSWILSVQVWTMIFSGTVFGRLFDNYGPRWLLWGGTAAYVFGLMMVSLSREYYHFFLAQAVVASLGSSAVFTSCMSSLVSWFSRNRSAAFGVMVSGSSVGGVVLPIMMTKLIERVGFPWAMRAVAFMFLGLLVLACLTVKPRLAPTPRPFKLVEYVNNLRDVRLLVTIIGFFLFMWGMFLPFNYVLLQAEAAGTSPSLIPYLLPILNAVSIFGRIIPGIVADKLGRYNVMVIITFVSALFCLAVWTPVTNTAGILVFMVIFGFSSGGFISLGPTCIAQISDIREIGTRVGTAFAIQSFGALTGSPIAGAIVQAQHGSYLGLQLFCGFSMLAGSIVLLGARFAQAGLRLVKV, from the exons ATGCCTAGCTCAACACactccgtctcctcgtcaaCCGTGCACGAAAAGGCACCCACGCCTTTGGTAgcaggcgccgacgagaagaacCAATACCGGCCGCCTTCCCACAGCCCCTCGCAGAGCTACaaggccacggccgacgcctCGACCTTGAATCCCGGCTCGGAGCGGGACCTTGAGcgcggccccgtcgccgctgttggggatgacgacgacggctacAGCTCCTCCGAAAAGcacccggccggcgcggcggtgcggtCCGGCGATGCCAAGCCCGGGCAGGACCCACCACTAccggctccagctccggccggcggcggcccccccggACCGGGCGACTTCCCGGACGGCGGGGTCGAGGCgtggctggtggtgctgggtgggtggtgcgcGCTCTTCTGCACGTTCGGGCTCATCAACTGCGTGGGCGTCTTCGAGCAGTACTACGTCCACGGCCCGCTGCGGCAGtactcgagctcgacggtCAGCTGGATCCTGTCGGTGCAGGTGTGGACCATGATCTTCAGCGGGACCGTCTTCGGGCGTCTCTTCGACAACTACGGCCCGCGGTGGCTTCTCTGGGGCGGCACCGCGGCCTACGTCTTCGGCCTCATGATGGTGTCGCTGTCGCGCGAGTACTACCACTTCTtcctcgcgcaggccgtcgtcgcctccctcggctccagcgccgtcttcacctcGTGCATGTCCTCGCTCGTCAGCTGGTTCTCCCGCAACCGCTCGGCCGCGTTCGGCGTCATGgtctcgggctcgtcggtcgggggcgtcgtcctccccATCATGATGACCAAGCTCATCGAGCGCGTCGGCTTCCCCTGGGCGATGCGCGCCGTGGCCTTCATGTTCCTCGGCTTGCTCGTCCTTGCCTGTCTGACGGTCAAGCCGCGCCttgcgccgacgccgcgcccgttCAAGTTGGTCGAGTACGTCAACAACCTGAGGGACGTGCGCCtgctcgtcaccatcatcggcttcttcctcttcatGTGGGGCATGTTCCTGCCCTTCAACTACgtcctgctgcaggccgaggcggcgggcacgtcgcCGAGCCTGATTCCCTACCTGCTGCCCATTCTCAACGCCGTGAG CATCTTTGGGCGCATCATccccggcatcgtcgccgacaagctgGGCCGCTACAACGTCATGGTCATCATCACCTTCGTCTCGGCGCTCTTCTGCCTGGCCGTGTGGACGCCCGTCACGAACACGGCgggcatcctcgtcttcatggTCATCTTCGGCTTCTCGTCGGGCGGCTTCATCTCGCTGGGCCCGACGTGCATCGCCCAAATCTCCGACATTCGCGAGATCGGCACCCGCGTCGGCACCGCCTTCGCCATCCAGTCCTTTGGCGCCCTGACGGGCAgccccatcgccggcgccatcgtccagGCGCAGCACGGCAGCTATCTGGGCCTGCAGCTGTTTTGCGGCTTCTCCATGCTGGCCGGGTCGATTGTCTTGCTTGGCGCGCGGTTCGCGCAGGCCGGCCTGAGGCTGGTCAAGGTGTAG
- a CDS encoding uncharacterized protein (COG:S~EggNog:ENOG503P72A), whose product MLDAFRDSLFHQRCFPTSDPASRESLVRWVDKNLADPASHMIIAERDISPAHPLRSAPPAGTVADADAPPPPVAGFARWVRRPTPSTAPAPAPAPARDSSPPPPPPAAPEPRMVFTPDMYPAGGDATLAARVFQANYDALMQATSGRDAWFLSMLVVPREHQRRGVGTALLRYGLERADRDGWAAYVNASSEGKPLYDKNGFATVERSEFGDIVEHHMLREPEGKS is encoded by the coding sequence ATGCTCGATGCCTTCCGGGACAGCCTCTTCCATCAGCGCTGCTTTCCGACCTCGGATCCGGCGTCGCGTGAGTCGCTCGTGCGCTGGGTGGACAAGAACCTCGCGGACCCGGCGTCGCACATGATCATTGCCGAGCGCGACATCTCACCAGCACATCCTCTACGCTCCGCACCGCCTGCGGGCACAGtagccgacgccgacgctcctccgccgcctgtTGCCGGCTTCGCCCGGTGGGTTCGGCGACCCACCCCGAGTaccgccccggccccggccccggccccggcccgggactcatcgccgcctccgccgccaccggcagcTCCTGAGCCGCGCATGGTCTTTACGCCCGACATGTacccggccggcggcgacgcaacgctcgcggcgcgcgtgtTCCAGGCCAACTACGACGCGCTCATGCAGGCCACCTCGGGCCGGGACGCCTGGTTCCTCTCCATGCTCGTGGTGCCGCGCGAGCatcagcgccgcggcgtcggcaccgcgctgctgcgctACGGGCTGGAGCGCGCCGACCGCGACGGCTGGGCGGCCTACGTCAACGCCTCGTCGGAGGGGAAGCCGCTGTACGACAAGAACGGCTTCGCGACGGTGGAGCGGTCCGAGTTTGGGGACATTGTCGAGCACCACATGCTGCGGGAGCCTGAGGGCAAAAGCTGA
- a CDS encoding uncharacterized protein (EggNog:ENOG503P9I4) — translation MWTRGVPRSIMAVSASPSRAFVRLGVDDAIDTDVVWLKRLRAFPQELLDQIYGMCHESCLWRYFSALGRFPLMEPLLDRDREATLLSLGELGSWNRWDGMTTSPSKASELLVRLCLDELGVVSVERVSADDDDTASPQHGGTGYIVERVDTMKGYTCAVKGPFMRLIPSDGSAPLNTRIKIWDSPHPPPAQHITWFSERFSTPRVRCVSLHGLRGLTVFCSQGAVYAIHPHYTWGISAAPAPSQANLHPSERKKLTALFLPLSDNESIAEVWVRDCTCAATSVCRKTTHNEALAIITSTGRFQLFGRYISPRSAVGNPHRGLRWKQIGDATTTHLLYTDTRFQSSPPRADLGAASAMGQAQGSWKKKQQQQQPSTTPLPPAALVKCRGWAIAAHFGYMSVASLRGVNQLKLLHMRASTTPYVQNNNRPCRGMVLGYEDGSLAALGDCSEERGTGDVEGDIYHDPLALYHRIDKAGGYEVVRSWSLTDSKEPDLDYEYEWDEIPMEGELYWWFDDHRTLYIRHQP, via the exons atgTGGACGCGGGGCGTGCCGCGGAGTATCATGGCCGtgagcgcctcgccgtcccgaGCGTTCGTGCGCCTTGGGGTTGACGATGCCATCGATACAGACGTCGTCTGGCTCAAAAGGCTGCGGGCTTTCCCCCAAGAGCTCTTGGACCAGATATACGGCATGTGTCACGAGTCGTGTCTCTGGCGCTACTTCTCCGCGCTGGGTAGGTTCCCGCTCATGGAGCCGCTCCTGGACCGGGATAGGGAGGCAACGTTGCTGTCGCTCGGGGAGCTGGGCTCGTGGAATCGCTGGGATGGCATGACAACATCCCCGTCAAAGGCCTCAGAGCTTCTCGTACGACTGTGTCTGGATGAGCTTGGAGTCGTGTCCGTGGAGCGCGtgtccgccgacgacgacgacacggcgaGTCCACAGCACGGGGGCACCGGATATATTGTCGAGCGTGTCGACACCATGAAAGGCTATACATGTGCGGTCAAG GGCCCCTTTATGAGGCTCATACCGTCAGACGGGAGCGCACCCCTAAACACGCGCATAAAGATATGGGACAGCCCGCACCCCCCGCCGGCTCAACACATTACGTGGTTCTCAGAGCGCTTCAGCACTCCTCGAGTCCGCTGCGTCAGCCTCCACGGGCTCCGCGGCCTGACAGTCTTTTGCTCCCAGGGCGCCGTCTATGCCATCCACCCTCACTACACCTGGGGCATAAGTGCCGCTCCCGCGCCCTCGCAGGCGAACTTGCATCCGTCTGAGCGCAAGAAGCTCACTGCGCTGTTTCTGCCTCTGAGTGACAACGAGAGTATTGCCGAGGTCTGGGTCCGAGACTGtacctgcgccgccacgagcgtGTGTCGGAAAACAACACATAACGAGGCCCTGGCT ATTATCACGAGCACAGGCAGGTTCCAGCTCTTTGGACGGTACATCAGCCCGCGCTCTGCGGTCGGCAATCCGCACAGGGGCCTCCGGTGGAAGCAGATCGGcgacgccacgacgacgcacctGCTCTACACCGACACCAGGTTCCAatcatcaccgccgcgcGCGGATCTCGGTGCCGCTTCTGCGATGGGGCAAGCCCAAGGCTcgtggaagaagaagcagcagcagcagcagccgtcgACCACCCCgctgccccccgccgccctcgtcaagTGCCGCGGCTGGGCCATTGCCGCGCACTTTGGCTACATGTCGGTGGCGTCGCTGCGCGGCGTCAACCAGCTAAAGCTCTTGCACAtgagggcatcgacgacgccttaCGTGCAGAATAATAATAGGCCGTGCCGGGGGATGGTGCTGGGCTACGAAGACGGGTCACTGGCTGCGCTGGGGGACTGCTCGGAGGAGAGGGGAACGGGGGATGTGGAGGGGGATATCTACCACGACCCTCTCGCGCTGTACCACAGGATCGACAAGGCCGGGGGTTACGAGGTTGTGCGGTCTTGGTCGCTGACGGATAGCAAGGAGCCGGATTTGGACTACGAGTACGAGTGGGACGAGATTCCCATGGAGGGCGAGCTGTATTGGTGGTTTGACGACCATCGGACGCTTTATATCCGCCATCAGCCCTGA
- a CDS encoding uncharacterized protein (EggNog:ENOG503NWRX~COG:G) — translation MSGDDDKSLSAFGPARSTIKGNPLSKEEIEVYNDFFHASCYLALGMIYLKENPLLREPLKKEHLKARLLGHFGSAPGQIFTYMHMNRLIKKYDIDAFYVSGPGHGAPAVLAQSYLEGVYSEVYPDKSLDVEGMQRFFKWFSFPGGIGSHATPETPGSIHEGGELGYSISHAFGAVYDHPELIALTSVGDGEAETGPLATAWHSTKFLNPITDGAVLPVINLNGYKINNPTILARITHDEIRDLFVGYGWEPLFVEGDDLDTMHQAMAATMEYAVGKIRKYQRDARESGRATPRPRWPMIVLRSPKGWSAPRKVDGEYLEGFWRAHQVPITSAASNPDHLKTLEKWMRSYGPDRLFDKDGAPQRALRELTPKGNRRMSANPVANGGVVRKPLKMPDFRDYAIAFDRPATHMSSSMKNMALFLRDVMAKNPTNFRLFGPDETESNKLGAVYEVTKKVWMGEYFDEDKDGGNLAPAGRVMEMLSEHTVEGWLEGYILSGRHGLLNSYEPFIHVIDSMVGQHCKWIEKSLEVGWRDKVASLNILLTSVVWRQDHNGFSHQDPGFLDIVANKSPEVVRVYLPPDGNCLLSVMDHCLKSVNYVNVIVSDKQDHLQYLTMEEAVAHCTKGISMWPKFSTDAGENPDVVMASCGDISTHETLAAIDLLLRHFPDLRIRYVNVVDLFVLIHPSEHPHGLSDREWVSLFTEDTPIVFNFHSYPWMVHRLTYKRPGSSNVHVRGYTEKGNIDTPLELAIRNRTDRFSLAIDAIDRMSHLRNRGATARQAFLDEQIKAANDAFETGVDPEYLSKWTWPRNGLWQKAAEKLPLRS, via the coding sequence atgagcggcgacgacgacaagtcTCTCTCGGCCTTTGGCCCGGCCCGCTCGACCATCAAGGGCAACCCCCTCTCCAAGGAGGAGATCGAGGTCTACAATGACTTCTTCCACGCCAGCTGCTACCTCGCCCTGGGCATGATCTACCTCAAGGAGAACCCGCTGCTGCGAGAGCCCCTCAAGAAGGAGCACCTCAAGGCCCGCCTGCTGGGCCACTTTGGCTCCGCCCCCGGCCAGATCTTCACTTATATGCACATGAACCGGCTCATCAAAAAGTACGACATCGATGCCTTTTACGTGTCCGGCccgggccacggcgcgcctgccgtcctcgcccagtCCTACCTCGAGGGCGTCTACTCCGAGGTCTACCCCGACAAGtcgctcgacgtcgagggcatgCAGCGCTTCTTCAAGTGGTTCTCCTTCCCTGGGGGCATCGGCTCGCACGCGACGCCCGAGACGCCCGGGTCCATccacgagggcggcgagctcggctACTCCATCTCGCACGCCTTTGGCGCCGTCTACGACCACCCGGAGCTCATCGCCCTCACCTcggtgggcgacggcgaggccgagacggGCCCCCTGGCCACGGCGTGGCACAGCACAAAGTTCCTCAACCCCAtcaccgacggcgccgtgctgcccgTCATCAACCTCAACGGCTACAAGATCAACAACCCGACCATCCTCGCCCGCATCACCCACGACGAGATCCGCGACCTCTTCGTCGGCTACGGCTGGGAGCCGCTcttcgtcgagggcgacgacctcgacacCATGCaccaggccatggccgccaccatggagTACGCCGTCGGCAAGATCCGCAAGTACCAGAGGGACGCCCGCGAGAGCGGCAGGGCCACGCCGCGCCCACGCTGGCCCATGATCGTCCTGCGCTCGCCCAAGGGCTGGAGCGCCCCGCGcaaggtcgacggcgagTACCTCGAGGGCTTCTGGCGCGCCCACCAGGTGCCCATcacgagcgccgcctccaaccCGGACCACCTCAAGACGCTCGAGAAGTGGATGCGCAGCTACGGCCCGGACCGCCTCTtcgacaaggacggcgcgCCCCAGCGGGCGCTGCGGGAGCTCACGCCCAAGGGCAACCGCCGCATGAGCGCCAACCCCgtggccaacggcggcgtcgtcaggAAGCCGCTCAAGATGCCCGACTTCCGCGACTACGCCATCGCCTTCGACCGCCCGGCCACGCacatgagcagcagcatgaaGAACATGGCGCTGTTCCTGCGCGACGTCATGGCCAAGAACCCGACCAACTTTCGCCTCTTCGGCCCGGACGAGACCGAGTCCAAcaagctcggcgccgtctaCGAGGTGACCAAGAAGGTCTGGATGGGCGAGTACTttgacgaggacaaggacggcggcaacctcgcgcccgccggccgcgtcaTGGAGATGCTGTCGGAGCACACGGTCGAGGGCTGGCTCGAGGGCTACATCCTgagcggccgccacggcctgcTCAACAGCTACGAGCCCTTCATCCACGTCATCGACTCCATGGTCGGCCAGCACTGCAAGTGGATCGAAAAGTCGCTCGAGGTCGGGTGGCGCGACAAGGTGGCGTCGCTTAACATCCTCCTCACGTCGGTGGTCTGGCGGCAGGACCACAACGGCTTCTCGCACCAGGACCCGGGCTTCCTCGACATCGTGGCCAACAAGAGCCCCGAGGTGGTGCGCGTCTACCTGCCGCCCGACGGCAACTGCCTGCTGTCCGTCATGGACCACTGCCTCAAGTCGGTCAACTACGTCAACGTCATCGTCTCGGACAAGCAGGACCACCTGCAGTACCTGaccatggaggaggccgtcgcccactGCACAAAGGGCATCAGCATGTGGCCCAAGTTCAGcaccgacgcgggcgagaaCCCCGACGTGGTCATGGCGTCGTGCGGCGACATCAGCACCCACGagacgctggcggccatcgacctgctgctgcggcactTCCCCGACCTCAGGATCCGCTacgtcaacgtcgtcgacctcttCGTGCTCATCCACCCGTCGGAGCACCCGCACGGCCTCTCGGATCGCGAATGGGTCAGCCTCTTCACCGAAGACACCCCCATCGTCTTCAACTTCCACAGCTACCCCTGGATGGTCCACCGCCTGACCTACAAGCGGCCCGGCAGCTCCAACGTCCACGTCCGCGGCTACACGGAAAAGGGCAACATCGACACccccctcgagctcgccatcCGCAACCGCACCGACCGCTTCAgcctcgccatcgacgccatcgaccgCATGTCCCACCTGCGCAaccgcggcgccaccgcccgccaggccttcctcgacgagcagatcaaggccgccaacgacgccttTGAGACGGGCGTCGACCCGGAATACCTGTCCAAGTGGACGTGGCCCCGCAACGGCCTGTGGCAaaaggccgccgagaagctgccTCTGCGGTCGTAG
- a CDS encoding uncharacterized protein (COG:T~EggNog:ENOG503Q45W), whose translation MDGPGSTSTSSSLSPEAIALAARMFDSARTGDMPIFQQALPAGLPPNMTNDKGDTLLMLAAYHGHAALVRLLVQHGADPNRLNDRGQSPLAGAVFKKEDEVIEALLQGGADPDYGNPSALQCVAMFKQEERWQAKFEGAPGRGKAQPPDAPAPKA comes from the exons atggacggccccggcagcaccagcaccagcagctccctctcccccgaggccatcgccctcgccgcccgcatgTTCGACTCGGCGCGCACCGGCGACATGCCCATCTTCCAGCAggccctgcccgccggcctgccgcccAACATGACCAACGACAAGGGCGACACCCTG CTCATGCTTGCCGCCTACCACGGCCAcgcggccctcgtccgcctcctcgtccagcacgGCGCGGACCCGAACCGCCTCAACGACCGCGGCCAGAGCCccttggccggcgccgtcttcaagAAGGAAGACGAAGTTATCGAG GCTCTGCTgcaaggcggcgctgacCCCGACTACGGCAACCCCAGCGCGCTGCAGTGCGTCGCCATGTTCAAGCAGGAGGAACGCTGGCAGGCCAAGTTTGAGGGCGCGCCGGGACGGGGCAAGGCCCAGCCGCCGGATGCCCCCGCGCCCAAGGCGTAG